A genomic segment from uncultured Desulfuromonas sp. encodes:
- a CDS encoding FlxA-like family protein: MDVSSVTAASTLTSGQTVNKVGTQSATSDDNETSVTVMAGGDTVEISDEGRSLSVQASEESATAENETADSETEETSEASEGGGGTAAGSASESSSDTEDEIKELQDEIAALQQEIAALAAKASTDDTAKAQMQAKQAELSALMAELFELQNA; encoded by the coding sequence ATGGATGTCTCAAGCGTTACTGCAGCAAGCACACTCACCAGTGGGCAAACGGTTAACAAGGTAGGCACTCAGTCCGCAACCAGTGATGACAATGAAACAAGTGTCACCGTGATGGCCGGAGGTGATACGGTAGAAATTTCCGATGAAGGACGTTCCTTGTCTGTTCAGGCCTCTGAAGAATCAGCCACAGCGGAGAATGAGACAGCTGACAGTGAGACAGAGGAAACTTCTGAAGCCTCAGAGGGCGGTGGTGGAACTGCCGCCGGTTCAGCCTCGGAAAGCAGTAGTGATACCGAGGATGAAATCAAGGAATTACAGGATGAAATAGCTGCCTTACAGCAGGAAATAGCTGCCCTGGCCGCCAAAGCATCAACGGATGACACTGCTAAAGCACAAATGCAGGCCAAACAGGCTGAACTGTCAGCGTTAATGGCGGAATTGTTTGAGCTGCAAAACGCCTGA
- a CDS encoding response regulator receiver protein — protein sequence MLPVIIAYQSPAETAALKQCVEQAGCLAKSVTTLNEAIDALREEDAAIMLLGKTFEGSCALDVIPIFRYLQKHLKIILLADDATVGFLRQARAAGIFYHAMEPHDEEDCHELQLALECAREACEKQGKSLWKKLAPMFGGAN from the coding sequence ATGTTACCCGTGATTATTGCCTACCAGTCTCCCGCTGAAACCGCTGCTCTTAAGCAATGCGTTGAGCAGGCCGGATGCCTCGCCAAATCGGTGACAACCCTCAATGAAGCGATTGATGCGCTGCGCGAAGAAGATGCCGCGATCATGCTGCTGGGTAAAACCTTTGAAGGCAGTTGTGCCCTGGATGTGATTCCGATTTTCCGCTATCTGCAGAAACATCTGAAAATCATTCTGCTGGCAGACGATGCGACGGTTGGCTTCCTGCGTCAGGCACGGGCTGCGGGGATTTTTTATCACGCCATGGAACCGCACGACGAAGAAGATTGCCATGAGTTGCAGCTGGCTCTGGAGTGCGCGCGTGAAGCCTGTGAGAAACAGGGCAAGAGTTTATGGAAAAAACTGGCACCGATGTTCGGAGGTGCCAACTAA
- a CDS encoding MoxR family ATPase, which translates to MTEKLAKHAEILNVIDTLASRYLQGKVKALRLAMIALLSDGHLLLEDIPGLGKTTLALALSRALGLSFGRIQCTSDLLPSDITGLSIFDREKNGFRFIKGPIFNHILLADEINRAMPKTQSAMLEAMEERKVTVEGVSYPLPEPFMVIATQNPTEQIGTYPLPESQLDRFLITTGIGYPPAELEKQIILNGGIREKMLEIEPLLSREDIHLAKEAVQAIHLDDKLVDYLLAIAEATRNHRYISAGISTRGAISMAISARASAYLDGRDYVIPEDVKLIAGPVGAHRLILRSEHQSLNKREVMVSILNNVPVPMV; encoded by the coding sequence GTGACAGAGAAATTGGCAAAACATGCTGAGATATTAAATGTCATCGATACCCTGGCCAGCCGTTACCTGCAAGGTAAAGTCAAAGCCCTGCGCTTGGCCATGATCGCCCTGCTGTCCGACGGCCATCTGTTGCTGGAAGATATCCCCGGACTGGGGAAAACCACCCTGGCTCTGGCCTTATCACGCGCATTGGGTCTGTCGTTCGGTCGTATCCAATGCACCAGTGACCTGCTGCCCTCGGACATCACCGGTCTGTCGATCTTCGACCGCGAAAAAAACGGTTTCCGCTTTATCAAGGGACCGATTTTCAATCACATCCTGCTGGCGGATGAGATCAACCGCGCCATGCCTAAGACCCAGAGTGCCATGCTTGAAGCCATGGAGGAACGCAAAGTGACGGTTGAGGGCGTCAGTTATCCGCTACCCGAGCCGTTCATGGTCATTGCCACCCAAAACCCGACCGAGCAGATTGGCACCTATCCGTTGCCGGAATCGCAGCTGGATCGGTTTCTCATCACAACTGGTATCGGTTACCCACCTGCGGAGCTGGAAAAGCAGATCATTCTCAACGGCGGTATTCGCGAAAAAATGCTGGAGATTGAACCGCTGCTCAGCCGTGAAGACATTCATCTGGCAAAAGAAGCGGTTCAGGCCATCCACCTGGACGACAAGCTGGTCGATTATCTACTGGCCATTGCCGAAGCCACTCGCAACCACCGCTACATCAGTGCGGGTATCTCGACCCGCGGTGCGATCAGTATGGCGATATCAGCACGAGCGTCCGCGTATCTGGATGGACGCGATTACGTCATTCCCGAAGATGTCAAACTGATTGCCGGACCGGTCGGCGCTCACCGGCTGATTCTGCGCAGTGAGCATCAATCCCTGAACAAACGTGAGGTGATGGTATCGATTCTCAACAACGTACCCGTTCCTATGGTCTGA
- a CDS encoding carbohydrate-binding domain-containing protein — MKTTYRTLTFLFLSFFLTIILSACGGGGGSDSTTTSTSDTNTSSQDDTTTTDEDSAETVVIDESDVVSDEDWDDSLDTVITLLETTISVSGNGATVDGTTVTITAGGTYQITGSLDDGQIIVDSEDEETVRLVLDGIDVSCSTSSPLYIAGAELTSIILDDDSANYLTDASDYTFEDGDDEPDATLFSKDDLVISGSGSLTVTGLYNDAIKSKDGLVIEEATLFITSVDDGVIGKDYLVIRNANITADVEGDGLKSSEDEDEELGYVSIESGTFNLDCGADGIQAETQTIIDGGVFSITCAGGHTASLSDDDSAKGIKSGVGTTINDGTFTLNCADDAIHSDGFVTITGGTFTLATADDGIHADGTVTISGGDLTVTTSYEGVEGSSIAISDGDLHIVASDDGINVADGDDGSNDTNGTLTIDGGYIVVDADGDGIDVNGSIVMNDGTVLVNGPTSSGDSAIDYDRSFVINGGFLLAVGSANMAQAPGTSSTQNTVKVTLTSWQSAETLISLQTSAGNELFTFEPAKGYQSIVFSSPELSLNSSYNLYLGGNDSADDEDGLFDNGGYSGGSLYRTFTQSSRITSVR, encoded by the coding sequence ATGAAAACAACCTATCGCACACTGACGTTCTTATTTTTGAGTTTTTTTCTGACGATAATTCTTTCTGCTTGCGGTGGTGGCGGAGGCTCTGATTCCACCACAACCTCGACATCAGACACAAACACGTCCAGCCAAGACGATACAACGACAACGGATGAGGACAGTGCGGAGACTGTCGTCATTGATGAGAGTGACGTTGTCAGCGACGAAGACTGGGATGATAGTCTCGATACGGTCATCACCTTGTTAGAAACAACGATTTCCGTCTCCGGTAATGGGGCGACGGTCGATGGCACGACTGTAACAATCACTGCGGGCGGTACCTACCAGATCACGGGTTCACTGGATGATGGGCAGATCATCGTCGACAGTGAAGATGAAGAAACGGTTCGCCTGGTCCTTGACGGTATTGACGTTAGCTGCTCGACCTCTTCACCGTTATACATTGCCGGGGCGGAACTGACGTCTATTATTCTTGACGATGACTCCGCTAACTATCTGACGGATGCCAGCGATTACACTTTTGAAGATGGTGATGACGAGCCGGATGCAACTCTGTTCAGCAAAGATGACTTAGTCATCTCAGGATCAGGAAGCCTCACCGTCACCGGTTTGTACAACGACGCCATTAAAAGCAAAGATGGTTTGGTCATTGAAGAGGCAACACTGTTCATTACATCTGTCGATGACGGCGTGATCGGCAAAGATTATCTTGTTATCCGCAATGCAAACATTACCGCTGACGTCGAAGGAGATGGCTTGAAATCAAGTGAGGACGAAGATGAAGAGCTGGGATATGTGTCCATTGAAAGTGGCACCTTTAATCTTGACTGCGGCGCGGATGGCATTCAGGCAGAAACTCAGACCATCATTGATGGCGGGGTTTTCAGCATCACCTGTGCCGGGGGCCACACGGCTTCCCTTTCGGACGATGATTCGGCCAAAGGGATAAAATCAGGGGTCGGAACAACGATTAACGACGGAACATTTACCCTCAACTGTGCTGATGATGCCATTCACTCCGATGGCTTTGTCACCATCACCGGTGGTACGTTCACTCTAGCGACGGCGGATGATGGGATCCATGCAGACGGCACGGTAACCATTTCCGGTGGCGATCTGACAGTCACCACCAGCTACGAAGGCGTTGAAGGGAGTTCCATCGCCATCAGTGACGGTGATCTGCATATTGTAGCCAGCGATGACGGCATTAATGTAGCTGACGGAGACGACGGGTCCAATGATACGAACGGAACGTTGACCATTGATGGTGGCTACATTGTCGTCGATGCCGATGGTGACGGCATTGATGTCAATGGCTCGATTGTCATGAATGACGGCACGGTGCTGGTCAACGGTCCAACAAGCAGTGGCGATAGTGCCATCGACTATGACCGCAGCTTTGTCATTAATGGCGGGTTCCTGTTGGCGGTGGGCAGTGCAAACATGGCCCAGGCACCTGGGACAAGTTCCACACAAAATACAGTTAAGGTGACTCTGACAAGCTGGCAATCCGCTGAGACACTGATCTCTCTACAAACAAGCGCTGGCAACGAACTGTTCACCTTCGAACCGGCCAAAGGTTATCAATCCATTGTCTTTTCTTCTCCTGAATTGTCTCTTAACAGCAGTTACAATCTTTATCTGGGTGGGAATGATTCAGCTGACGACGAAGATGGGCTATTTGATAACGGTGGCTACAGTGGTGGTAGTTTGTATCGAACCTTTACTCAGTCTTCACGAATTACCTCAGTCCGCTGA
- a CDS encoding HAMP domain-containing sensor histidine kinase, with protein sequence MKYRLSLKLSVALAFLLLAILLVIGYSMLSVHYFIQGMDNSMLSNMEQAALSFVDSVPEEKQQGLNQFSGYAIAEQWQNMPYEIQSNFTSPPQKKGVLYKYEDTNWLRPPDAILFVMRLKVAHKDLYISRRLTHDMASPLVGHNVRKTLHTLITISVGTAASLALIILLLTRRFSRPVAALGVWARQLSPENLNDPIPDFSYADLNQLAELIRSSSSSVHDSLEREHRFLRHISHELRTPISVIRNNMELMHRLEQDASQPLGPRQKQVVDRVDRASLTMQHVTETLLWLSRQETEESLPQNTIDLEQLIQLLVAELSYLSNDAITTRVETAPCLIRVSEPAARIVLSNLLRNAFQHTYQGTITITQTGNRVEICNFQESGADHEENLGFGLGLQLTAQLTAKLGWDYKNEATPDGHQVLITLGHRAQT encoded by the coding sequence ATGAAGTACCGCCTCAGTCTTAAACTCTCTGTCGCCCTGGCTTTTCTGCTGCTGGCCATTCTGCTGGTCATCGGTTATTCCATGCTCAGTGTGCATTATTTTATTCAAGGCATGGACAACAGCATGCTCAGCAACATGGAACAAGCAGCCCTGAGTTTTGTGGATTCCGTTCCCGAGGAAAAACAACAGGGGCTCAATCAGTTCAGCGGCTATGCGATTGCCGAACAGTGGCAGAATATGCCGTACGAAATCCAGTCAAACTTCACCAGCCCGCCGCAAAAAAAAGGTGTGTTGTACAAATATGAAGACACCAACTGGCTCAGGCCACCGGATGCCATTCTCTTTGTCATGCGCTTGAAGGTCGCCCATAAAGACCTGTACATCAGCCGTCGCCTGACCCACGACATGGCCTCGCCTCTGGTCGGTCATAATGTCAGAAAAACCTTGCATACCCTGATCACTATCAGCGTGGGAACGGCTGCGAGCTTAGCGCTCATCATTCTGTTGCTGACGCGTCGTTTTTCCCGGCCGGTAGCGGCTCTCGGTGTCTGGGCCCGCCAACTGAGCCCGGAAAACCTCAATGATCCGATCCCGGATTTTTCCTATGCCGATCTCAATCAGCTGGCCGAACTGATTCGCAGCAGTTCTTCCTCCGTTCATGACAGCCTCGAACGGGAGCACCGCTTTTTGCGCCATATCAGCCACGAACTGCGCACGCCGATCAGCGTTATTCGGAATAATATGGAACTGATGCACCGACTGGAGCAGGACGCCAGCCAGCCGCTTGGCCCTCGGCAGAAACAGGTGGTGGATCGTGTTGATCGCGCCAGCCTGACCATGCAGCATGTCACCGAAACCCTGTTGTGGCTGAGTCGTCAAGAGACGGAAGAGTCCCTCCCACAAAACACCATTGATCTGGAACAACTGATTCAGCTGTTGGTCGCTGAACTGTCGTATCTGAGTAATGACGCCATCACCACCCGTGTCGAGACGGCCCCCTGTTTGATCCGGGTCTCCGAACCGGCTGCCCGGATTGTGCTAAGCAATCTGCTGCGCAATGCCTTTCAGCATACCTATCAGGGCACAATCACCATCACGCAAACTGGCAACCGAGTGGAAATCTGTAATTTTCAAGAGAGTGGCGCTGACCACGAAGAGAATCTCGGTTTCGGCCTGGGACTGCAGCTGACCGCCCAACTGACGGCTAAACTGGGCTGGGACTATAAAAATGAAGCCACCCCAGATGGTCATCAGGTGCTTATTACTCTCGGCCATCGCGCTCAGACTTAA
- a CDS encoding YaiI/YqxD family protein codes for MTIWVDADACPRVIKEILYRVAQKRQIVLILVANQPLRTPASPYISSRLVSAGFDVADEQIVAWLVEGDLVITADIPLAAAVLKKGGHAINPRGELYDADTIQERLAMRNMMDELRGVGVETSGPAAFSAADRTAFANQLDRFLARHC; via the coding sequence ATGACCATCTGGGTGGATGCTGATGCCTGTCCACGGGTGATTAAAGAGATTCTGTATCGTGTGGCACAGAAGCGGCAGATTGTACTGATACTGGTGGCAAATCAGCCGTTACGCACACCTGCCAGTCCGTATATCTCATCGCGCCTGGTCAGTGCTGGTTTTGATGTTGCCGATGAGCAGATTGTCGCATGGCTGGTTGAAGGGGACCTGGTGATTACGGCGGATATTCCCTTGGCTGCTGCCGTGTTGAAAAAGGGCGGCCATGCAATCAATCCGCGCGGGGAATTGTACGATGCCGATACCATTCAAGAGCGGTTGGCTATGCGCAATATGATGGATGAGTTGCGTGGGGTTGGTGTTGAGACCAGTGGGCCGGCAGCGTTCAGTGCGGCGGATCGTACCGCGTTTGCCAATCAGCTTGATCGGTTTCTGGCGCGGCATTGCTGA
- a CDS encoding TrkH family potassium uptake protein, whose translation MSYKSLKSLTPAQALVLYYGVAILAGALLLYSPLAAVGPHLSFLDALFTATSAQCVTGLSVVDTGTRLSGFGQGVVLALIQVGGLGITTFSVYLFIYLRVGVSIRGRWIINETLLPTPVSSWRDLIRSIFLTTLIIETLGTLLLAIVFIPDLGFKQGLYSAVFHSISAFCNAGFSLFPDSLIGYRNNPLVNLTIMALIILGGIGFLVIRELAEACKPRPNPLQPRRFSLHTKLVIWTTLFLIIYGAVTIGWLERHDALAKMSLGEATWIALFQSVSARTAGFNTIDLDLFRVPTLFLMIFLMFIGASPGSAGGGVKTTCLALLFILFYNRLKGNPNTNAFGRTIPEEVISRALALFLLAIIVIGLALFGLLIVQSPDWAHENPREFLGFMFETVSAFGTVGLSMGSTGQLNIASKCIVIALMFIGRVGLLTMAFAIARRTRSTAPRYAEENIMIG comes from the coding sequence ATGTCTTACAAGTCGCTGAAATCTCTTACACCTGCTCAAGCACTGGTGCTTTATTATGGTGTCGCCATCCTGGCCGGAGCGTTGTTGCTGTATTCCCCGTTGGCAGCGGTCGGCCCCCACCTGTCCTTCCTAGATGCTTTGTTCACAGCGACATCCGCGCAATGCGTCACCGGCCTGAGTGTCGTCGACACCGGAACACGACTGTCCGGCTTTGGCCAGGGGGTTGTTCTTGCTCTAATTCAGGTGGGTGGTCTGGGAATCACCACCTTTTCCGTTTATCTGTTCATCTACTTACGGGTCGGCGTCAGTATCCGTGGTCGCTGGATCATCAATGAAACCCTGCTGCCGACACCAGTCAGCTCATGGCGCGATCTGATCCGCAGTATTTTTTTGACGACCCTGATTATCGAAACCCTCGGCACACTGTTACTGGCGATTGTTTTCATCCCGGATCTTGGTTTCAAACAGGGTCTTTACAGTGCGGTGTTCCATTCCATTTCCGCCTTTTGCAATGCCGGGTTTTCATTGTTTCCTGACAGCTTGATCGGCTACCGGAACAACCCGCTTGTGAATCTGACGATCATGGCGCTGATCATTCTCGGTGGTATTGGCTTTCTCGTCATCCGCGAACTGGCCGAGGCCTGTAAACCGCGACCGAACCCGTTACAGCCACGACGTTTTTCGTTACACACCAAGCTGGTTATCTGGACGACGTTGTTTCTGATCATCTACGGTGCTGTGACCATCGGCTGGCTGGAGCGCCATGATGCTCTTGCCAAAATGTCTCTGGGGGAAGCAACCTGGATCGCCTTGTTTCAGTCGGTATCGGCACGCACTGCCGGATTCAACACCATCGATCTCGACCTGTTCCGGGTGCCGACACTGTTTCTGATGATTTTTTTGATGTTTATCGGTGCTTCGCCAGGTTCCGCAGGCGGCGGTGTTAAAACCACCTGCCTGGCGCTGTTGTTTATTCTGTTTTACAACCGTTTGAAGGGTAATCCCAACACCAATGCTTTTGGACGGACCATTCCTGAAGAGGTCATCTCCAGGGCCTTGGCCCTGTTTCTGTTAGCGATTATCGTCATCGGTCTGGCACTGTTCGGTTTGCTGATTGTGCAAAGTCCCGATTGGGCGCATGAAAATCCGAGAGAGTTTCTCGGCTTCATGTTTGAAACGGTCTCGGCGTTTGGTACGGTCGGTCTCTCCATGGGTTCTACCGGCCAGCTGAATATTGCCAGTAAATGTATCGTTATTGCCCTGATGTTTATTGGTCGGGTCGGTCTACTGACCATGGCATTTGCCATCGCCCGTCGCACCCGTTCAACGGCACCACGTTATGCCGAAGAAAATATCATGATCGGTTGA
- a CDS encoding TetR/AcrR family transcriptional regulator: protein MTTKERIIETAVTLFNEQGTKAVTTNHIAAAMGISPGNLYYHYRNKEEIIRAIYEQMDEVGMSNYQQIITRVPPGSLQAMEETFAMIQRFNWRYRFFKRELTALLLNDPLLKERHVTTHRMMLGVVRHSIENSVAQGILRPMPRQELDLFVEEVWLLTLFWLNYLEVGGEPVDSASLSRGNSVVRQAVRCRLTEKGLTLLEDYLSSVSTANPALS, encoded by the coding sequence ATGACCACCAAAGAACGCATTATAGAAACTGCTGTGACCCTGTTCAACGAGCAGGGCACCAAAGCGGTCACCACCAATCATATCGCTGCTGCCATGGGCATCAGCCCGGGAAATCTCTACTACCATTATCGCAATAAGGAAGAGATCATTCGCGCCATCTACGAACAGATGGACGAGGTAGGGATGTCAAACTACCAGCAGATCATCACCCGTGTTCCACCCGGATCACTGCAGGCCATGGAAGAAACCTTTGCCATGATCCAGCGGTTTAACTGGCGTTACAGATTCTTCAAGAGAGAGTTGACGGCCCTGCTGCTCAACGACCCGCTTTTAAAGGAACGCCATGTCACCACGCATCGCATGATGCTTGGCGTTGTGCGTCATTCGATTGAAAACAGCGTAGCGCAAGGGATTTTACGCCCGATGCCCCGACAAGAGCTGGACTTATTCGTCGAAGAGGTATGGTTACTGACCTTATTCTGGCTTAACTATCTTGAAGTGGGTGGTGAGCCAGTTGACAGCGCATCTCTGTCACGAGGAAATAGTGTGGTCCGTCAGGCGGTCCGCTGCCGGTTAACAGAAAAAGGGCTTACGCTGCTGGAAGATTATCTGTCCTCAGTCTCTACAGCGAATCCCGCCCTTTCGTAA
- a CDS encoding radical SAM protein: MKILLIQPASHEPLMDQIYLFEPLALEYLAAGLLLDNHDVRIIDARIEPDIAAIARDWSPDIVGLTAFTSQVNMVRSLALQSHQLWPGCFVVIGGHHATVQPEDFNEDCFDAVVIGEGVFTLREIVTAIEHGSALLTIPGLALPSHEGMIYSPERPYTDLNTLPFPARDLTRHYRDHYFSEWFKPLASVRTSLGCTARCNFCALWSITGGKYLRRDPDQVVEELKGIDEANVFFCDDESMCDSKRMATLAEKIQLAGIHKNYFLYARVDTIVHHPELFRQWAEIGLKQVFVGMEDCSDERLQRMNKGVTVAEQEQAVAILKELGVMMYASFMVDPDYSHDDFDALIRYIRRLKLTYATFTVMTPLPGTQLYRERQEELLTRQPEMFDMLHSLFTTRLPAVEFYQQMARLYEKAVPLYRVLPALAKFGVHGLLLRLRLFQRFLKRLRRAHLDY; encoded by the coding sequence ATGAAAATTTTATTGATCCAACCCGCCAGTCATGAACCATTGATGGATCAGATTTATCTGTTTGAACCTCTGGCTCTTGAATATCTGGCTGCAGGTCTGCTCCTCGACAATCATGACGTCCGCATCATTGATGCCCGTATCGAGCCGGACATCGCGGCTATTGCCCGAGACTGGAGCCCGGATATCGTCGGCTTGACGGCATTTACCAGCCAGGTCAACATGGTGCGCTCTCTGGCGCTGCAGTCACACCAACTCTGGCCGGGCTGTTTTGTGGTGATCGGCGGTCATCACGCCACCGTGCAACCGGAGGATTTCAACGAAGATTGCTTTGATGCCGTGGTGATTGGCGAAGGGGTGTTTACCCTGCGTGAAATCGTCACGGCGATTGAGCACGGCAGTGCGTTACTTACGATCCCGGGACTCGCCCTGCCATCGCACGAGGGGATGATCTATTCTCCAGAGCGGCCCTATACGGACCTCAATACCCTGCCCTTTCCGGCGCGAGACCTGACCCGACACTATCGCGATCATTATTTCAGCGAATGGTTCAAACCTCTGGCATCCGTCCGTACCTCACTGGGCTGTACAGCACGCTGTAACTTCTGTGCACTATGGTCAATTACCGGCGGTAAATATCTGCGGCGTGACCCGGATCAAGTGGTTGAAGAACTGAAAGGGATCGACGAAGCCAATGTGTTCTTCTGCGATGATGAGTCGATGTGCGACAGCAAACGAATGGCAACACTGGCGGAGAAGATTCAGCTGGCCGGCATCCACAAAAACTACTTCCTCTATGCACGGGTGGACACCATTGTTCATCATCCCGAGCTGTTTCGCCAGTGGGCAGAGATCGGTCTCAAACAGGTATTTGTCGGTATGGAGGATTGTTCTGATGAACGGCTGCAACGGATGAATAAAGGAGTGACGGTAGCTGAGCAGGAGCAGGCCGTTGCAATCCTGAAAGAGCTCGGCGTGATGATGTACGCTTCGTTTATGGTTGATCCGGACTATTCACATGACGACTTTGACGCACTGATCCGCTATATCCGCCGTCTGAAACTGACCTATGCGACCTTTACCGTTATGACGCCATTGCCCGGCACCCAACTCTACCGTGAACGGCAGGAGGAATTGCTCACCCGCCAACCGGAGATGTTCGACATGCTGCACAGCCTTTTTACCACTCGCTTGCCGGCCGTGGAGTTTTATCAGCAGATGGCCCGGTTGTATGAAAAGGCCGTGCCTCTGTATCGCGTGTTACCGGCATTGGCAAAATTCGGCGTCCACGGTCTGCTGTTGCGGCTGAGGCTGTTTCAGCGTTTTCTCAAGCGACTGCGCCGGGCACATCTTGATTACTGA
- a CDS encoding DUF58 domain-containing protein, whose translation MTLLLGFGAVNTGNNLLYLMVSALLGFMSVSGILGHWNLKKLQLTLEPPDEIYDGLETLLRVRLVNGRRLLPAFLLDISFEDQAGSGHLSVVKKGEQQSIGVPVTFSGRGAHAQHGVIIRSTFPINFFVRRRIIDLEQTILVFPRPVACRYSVTSNEIENAGSVDSLNKGHDGDISRIGNYQGTEPLKMIHWKLTARHDSLKIKELSDLQQPPIEINPLALPGAGLEQQLRCASFLINDLMRRNQPVGLKLNDHVLPPALGQGHKIHLLKELATYGQD comes from the coding sequence ATGACTTTGCTGCTCGGCTTCGGCGCGGTCAACACCGGCAACAACCTGCTCTATCTGATGGTGTCGGCCCTGCTCGGTTTTATGTCGGTTTCTGGTATTCTCGGCCACTGGAACCTAAAAAAACTGCAGCTTACCCTGGAGCCTCCGGATGAGATCTACGATGGTCTGGAAACTCTGCTGCGGGTGCGGTTGGTTAATGGGCGACGCCTGTTACCGGCTTTTTTGCTGGATATCTCGTTTGAGGACCAAGCGGGCAGCGGACATCTGTCGGTGGTCAAAAAAGGGGAACAGCAGAGTATTGGCGTCCCGGTGACATTCAGCGGCCGCGGAGCCCATGCCCAGCACGGTGTGATCATCCGCTCCACCTTTCCCATCAATTTCTTTGTGCGTCGCCGCATCATCGATCTTGAGCAGACGATCCTCGTCTTTCCCCGTCCGGTCGCCTGTCGCTATTCCGTTACGTCAAATGAGATTGAAAACGCAGGCAGCGTGGACAGTTTGAACAAAGGTCATGACGGTGACATCAGCCGAATCGGCAATTATCAGGGCACGGAACCGTTAAAAATGATCCACTGGAAGCTTACAGCACGTCACGACAGCCTCAAGATCAAGGAACTGTCCGACCTCCAGCAACCGCCAATTGAAATCAACCCGCTGGCGTTGCCCGGCGCCGGATTGGAGCAGCAATTGCGTTGCGCCTCGTTTTTGATTAATGACCTGATGCGCCGTAACCAGCCGGTGGGATTGAAACTCAACGACCATGTTCTGCCACCGGCACTGGGTCAGGGCCATAAAATACATCTACTCAAGGAGCTGGCAACCTATGGTCAGGATTAA
- a CDS encoding permease: protein MLSSLKKSALSFAAMMPMIFGVVGLVAMLQTLIPPQRLVSFFTGNAFVDTLIGTGCGAVAAGNPIVSYLLGGEMLGQGVSLYAVTAFILAWVTLGFIQIPMEVEAFGGRFTLIRNLLAFLGTLAVATLTSMTVGWWQ from the coding sequence ATGCTTAGCAGCCTGAAAAAAAGTGCCCTCTCGTTTGCTGCCATGATGCCGATGATTTTTGGTGTCGTGGGGCTGGTGGCCATGTTACAGACTCTGATCCCGCCGCAACGGTTGGTCAGCTTCTTTACCGGTAATGCTTTTGTCGATACCTTGATCGGCACTGGCTGCGGTGCCGTAGCCGCTGGCAATCCGATTGTCAGCTATCTGCTTGGAGGAGAAATGCTGGGGCAGGGGGTGTCATTATATGCGGTGACCGCCTTTATTCTTGCCTGGGTGACTCTCGGTTTCATTCAGATTCCTATGGAAGTAGAAGCCTTTGGCGGGCGCTTTACCTTGATCCGTAATCTTCTGGCGTTTTTGGGTACGTTGGCTGTGGCGACGTTAACCAGCATGACCGTAGGGTGGTGGCAATGA
- a CDS encoding TrkA family potassium uptake protein yields MPKKKKFCVIGLGNFGFHVASSLYSQGHEVMAIDSDKEKVQAVKEVCSYAILGDACSKDFLDAQGVTDMDAVIIATGERSHLSTLMTLYLKELKVPRILVKAIDDDHGRILEKVGASEVIYPEKDMARRIAHSLSSPNLLEFIPLAEDYSLSETAPPRHFIGKTLVDLNLRQRFHVTVIAIKDVISDQFIVAPPPMHTIKDSDVLVLIGKTEDVKKALNS; encoded by the coding sequence ATGCCGAAAAAAAAGAAATTCTGCGTCATCGGTTTGGGTAATTTCGGTTTTCATGTGGCATCAAGCCTCTACTCTCAAGGGCATGAGGTGATGGCGATTGATTCCGACAAGGAAAAAGTTCAGGCGGTCAAAGAGGTTTGCTCGTACGCCATTCTCGGTGATGCCTGCAGTAAAGATTTTCTTGATGCTCAAGGCGTCACGGACATGGATGCGGTGATCATTGCCACAGGCGAACGTTCTCACCTGTCAACGCTGATGACCCTTTATCTCAAAGAATTGAAAGTGCCTCGTATTCTGGTCAAAGCGATTGATGATGACCACGGTCGCATTCTCGAAAAAGTGGGCGCCAGCGAGGTGATCTACCCGGAAAAAGATATGGCCCGGCGAATCGCCCACAGTCTGTCAAGCCCGAACCTGCTGGAGTTCATCCCTCTGGCTGAAGACTATTCCCTGTCTGAAACGGCACCACCACGCCATTTCATCGGCAAAACGCTGGTCGACCTCAATCTACGTCAGCGCTTCCACGTAACGGTAATCGCCATCAAAGATGTCATTTCCGATCAGTTTATCGTCGCTCCGCCGCCAATGCACACCATCAAGGACAGCGATGTGCTGGTGTTGATTGGTAAAACGGAGGATGTGAAGAAGGCACTGAATTCGTAA